One segment of Stomatobaculum sp. F0698 DNA contains the following:
- a CDS encoding M20 metallopeptidase family protein codes for MIDISAEGTALREELVELRRYFHAHPEQSWQEFNTQKKICEYLDALGIPYVKVCKTGVIATVAGKHSAGKVLGIRADIDALPVTELSKVAWKSENEGCMHACGHDTHITMLLGTAKLLKKMEDELTITVKLLFQPAEEFIADSGAGLMKDEPEVLACDRLIAMHIWSKIPAGYASLRYGPVMSAADTFDFYVKGKGGHGALPHQTVDPIVAGAELVMSLQRLVARELNPLEPAVISVTSFVSGTTSNVIPGEAHLMGTARTFNPEIRDRYPEMLRRVADGVAMATRTEIQLDYHPGPPPTINDDACVDTGRRAAERVFGKDHLLDWEQQMGGEDFAKYEAPKCLLFLGGGFSEEARRYPQHSPYFDIDESALELGVRYFLEYVREYANEQE; via the coding sequence ATGATTGATATTTCGGCAGAGGGAACTGCGCTTCGAGAGGAACTGGTGGAACTGCGCCGCTATTTCCATGCGCACCCGGAGCAGTCCTGGCAGGAGTTCAATACGCAAAAGAAGATTTGCGAGTATTTGGATGCGCTCGGCATTCCCTATGTGAAGGTCTGTAAGACCGGTGTGATTGCGACCGTGGCGGGGAAGCACTCCGCGGGAAAGGTGCTCGGCATACGCGCGGATATCGATGCGCTGCCGGTTACGGAGCTTTCGAAGGTCGCTTGGAAGTCCGAGAACGAGGGCTGTATGCACGCCTGCGGGCATGACACGCATATTACCATGTTGCTCGGCACGGCCAAGCTCTTAAAGAAGATGGAGGATGAGCTCACGATTACGGTGAAGCTCTTATTCCAGCCCGCGGAGGAGTTCATTGCGGACAGCGGTGCGGGGCTTATGAAGGATGAACCGGAAGTCCTTGCCTGCGACCGCCTGATTGCCATGCATATCTGGAGTAAGATTCCTGCGGGCTATGCCTCGCTCCGCTACGGCCCTGTCATGTCGGCGGCGGATACCTTCGACTTTTACGTGAAGGGCAAGGGCGGGCACGGTGCCCTGCCGCACCAGACGGTGGATCCGATTGTGGCGGGCGCGGAACTGGTTATGTCCCTGCAGCGCCTGGTAGCCAGGGAACTGAATCCGCTGGAACCCGCGGTGATCAGCGTGACCTCGTTTGTCTCGGGTACTACCTCGAACGTGATACCGGGAGAAGCGCACCTCATGGGAACCGCGAGAACCTTTAACCCGGAGATACGGGACCGCTATCCCGAGATGTTGCGCCGCGTCGCGGACGGTGTTGCCATGGCGACCCGAACCGAGATTCAGCTCGATTATCACCCGGGACCGCCGCCGACCATCAACGACGATGCCTGCGTGGACACGGGGCGGAGAGCAGCCGAGAGGGTTTTCGGAAAAGATCATCTTCTCGACTGGGAGCAGCAGATGGGCGGCGAGGACTTTGCCAAGTACGAGGCGCCGAAATGCCTTCTGTTCCTCGGCGGCGGTTTTTCGGAAGAGGCGCGGCGCTACCCGCAGCACAGCCCTTACTTCGATATCGATGAGAGTGCCTTGGAACTCGGTGTCCGCTACTTCTTAGAGTATGTGCGGGAGTACGCCAACGAGCAAGAATAA
- a CDS encoding YfcC family protein — MGEQINKTKKRGSINAFVIVFLVIVGCYILSLFISPGAFEREQLNGRTVVIANSYHVTDKIYLGPQAIFQAVPNGLVSSAGMMFLVMLVAGCIEVYKRTGALNKGVARILAKSERVGHEKILVLIMIIFGALGGFLGWNEQIVPFIPIVLSLCLALGYDLMTGIACSAMIDMISFSFSPTSVYTVGISDEIAELPMFSGFLFRFILLCIADFIIILYVLRYARGVRSGKIQSLTADLDSDKFRVDYSQEMREPLTGGQSLSLLFFVVVFITAIAGVAKFGWSMNDLSACFLFTAIAAGFINRMAPNDIVNAICAGAKDGLVPALVIGLARGIQWILTASGIIDPIIYSISRPLKSLPGPVAAIAVMFVIAIFNGLITSGSAKAMALMPILIPLADLIGMTRQTMILAFQFGDGLTNSLWFTSGTLLIFLTIAGIPLKKWWKFVTPLITMLFVVCMIALIVATKIHYGPF; from the coding sequence ATGGGAGAACAGATAAACAAAACAAAGAAACGCGGCTCGATTAATGCTTTTGTCATTGTGTTTCTCGTCATTGTGGGATGCTATATTCTTTCGCTCTTCATCAGCCCGGGCGCCTTTGAGCGCGAGCAGCTGAACGGGCGCACGGTGGTCATTGCAAATTCCTATCACGTCACAGATAAGATTTATCTGGGTCCGCAGGCAATTTTCCAGGCGGTGCCGAACGGCCTGGTCTCCTCGGCGGGGATGATGTTCCTTGTCATGCTGGTCGCGGGATGCATTGAAGTCTACAAGAGAACCGGCGCACTCAATAAGGGCGTTGCGCGCATCCTCGCGAAGTCGGAGCGCGTGGGACATGAGAAGATACTTGTGCTCATCATGATTATCTTCGGCGCGCTGGGCGGCTTCCTCGGCTGGAACGAACAGATTGTGCCCTTCATACCGATTGTGCTCTCGCTCTGCCTGGCGCTTGGCTATGATCTGATGACAGGCATTGCCTGCTCGGCGATGATCGATATGATCAGCTTTTCGTTCTCGCCGACCAGCGTGTACACCGTCGGTATCTCGGATGAAATCGCGGAGCTCCCGATGTTCTCGGGCTTCCTGTTCCGCTTTATTCTGCTCTGCATCGCGGACTTTATCATCATCCTCTATGTGCTTCGCTATGCGCGCGGTGTGCGGAGCGGAAAGATTCAGTCGCTCACCGCGGATTTGGACAGTGACAAGTTCCGGGTCGACTACTCGCAGGAGATGCGGGAGCCGCTGACCGGAGGGCAGAGTCTTTCCCTGCTTTTCTTTGTCGTGGTTTTCATCACGGCAATCGCGGGTGTTGCGAAATTCGGTTGGTCGATGAATGACCTCTCGGCCTGCTTCCTCTTCACGGCGATTGCGGCGGGCTTCATTAACCGCATGGCACCGAACGATATCGTGAATGCAATTTGCGCTGGTGCGAAGGACGGCCTGGTGCCGGCTTTGGTCATAGGCCTTGCGCGCGGCATTCAGTGGATACTCACGGCGTCCGGCATCATCGACCCGATTATCTATAGCATTTCGAGACCTTTAAAGAGTCTGCCGGGGCCGGTCGCTGCGATTGCGGTCATGTTCGTAATTGCGATTTTTAACGGTCTCATCACCTCGGGTTCCGCGAAAGCCATGGCACTCATGCCCATACTGATTCCGCTCGCGGACCTCATCGGTATGACGCGGCAGACGATGATACTCGCCTTCCAGTTCGGCGACGGTCTTACGAACTCGCTCTGGTTTACGAGCGGAACCCTGCTCATCTTCCTAACGATTGCGGGTATTCCCTTAAAGAAATGGTGGAAGTTTGTCACGCCCTTGATTACGATGTTATTTGTGGTCTGTATGATAGCCTTGATTGTCGCGACCAAGATTCACTACGGGCCGTTCTGA
- a CDS encoding VOC family protein, whose translation MRIEHVALYVSDLERARTFFVRYFGGSANALYHNEKTGFRSYFITFADGARLELMTKPDLVLQEKALNHAGYAHLAFSLGSKEKVDALTEQLRAAGYEVISGPRTTGDGYYESCILDFEGNQIELTV comes from the coding sequence ATGAGAATCGAACATGTGGCGCTCTATGTCTCTGACCTGGAGCGCGCGCGGACGTTCTTCGTCCGCTATTTCGGCGGAAGCGCGAATGCGCTGTATCACAATGAGAAGACCGGCTTTCGCTCCTATTTTATAACATTTGCGGACGGTGCTCGTTTAGAGCTCATGACAAAGCCTGATTTGGTATTACAGGAAAAGGCTTTGAATCATGCGGGCTATGCGCACCTGGCCTTTTCGCTCGGCAGCAAAGAAAAGGTGGATGCCCTGACAGAACAACTAAGAGCGGCGGGCTATGAAGTCATCAGCGGGCCGCGCACCACGGGGGACGGATATTACGAGTCCTGCATTCTGGATTTTGAGGGGAATCAGATTGAACTGACGGTGTAG
- a CDS encoding ABC-2 transporter permease produces MKGLLKNNCFATLDNAKAITGLMILLCVSSIVMKNQSLIISFTLICMVGFSLISLVGSLKERGFKWDKYKLSMPVRRTEIVRSYFLSLLIWLAFGMLLAGIGIGLSLVFRGFLFDKHTDVFNLYVGGVGVSLFMGAIFFPLYCSPGGEERGEALLVISLLLGFGIMVAISSFINVRIPTPMTARGTIAVGFMILSAAVCAFVCSYVLTIRIYRRRDC; encoded by the coding sequence ATGAAGGGACTGTTGAAAAACAATTGTTTTGCAACCTTGGACAATGCGAAGGCTATTACAGGGCTCATGATTTTGCTCTGTGTGTCGAGTATTGTTATGAAAAATCAAAGTCTGATTATTTCGTTTACCCTGATTTGCATGGTCGGTTTTTCGCTCATCTCGCTTGTCGGAAGCCTGAAAGAAAGGGGCTTTAAATGGGATAAGTATAAGCTGTCAATGCCGGTAAGGAGAACCGAGATTGTGAGAAGCTACTTTCTGAGCCTGCTAATCTGGCTCGCGTTCGGAATGTTGCTTGCCGGAATCGGGATTGGTTTATCGCTGGTGTTTCGAGGTTTTCTATTTGACAAGCACACAGATGTGTTTAATCTGTATGTGGGAGGGGTCGGCGTCAGTTTGTTTATGGGGGCAATCTTTTTTCCGCTGTATTGCTCACCGGGAGGAGAGGAAAGAGGCGAAGCTCTGTTGGTTATCAGCCTGCTTTTGGGCTTTGGCATCATGGTTGCAATCAGCAGTTTCATCAATGTACGCATCCCGACCCCGATGACAGCGCGGGGAACGATTGCGGTCGGCTTTATGATACTGTCAGCCGCGGTGTGTGCATTTGTCTGTTCGTATGTACTGACGATCCGTATCTACCGGCGGCGAGACTGCTAG
- a CDS encoding ABC transporter ATP-binding protein: MENILELRQVSKSFPGSSFRLEDISFSLPYGAVLGFVGENGAGKTSTIGCILNTIAQYDGSIKLFGKEMRDSDTDIRERIGVVYDGDNFPSYLSANQVSEIMAGIYRNWDKTLFCHYLEKFKLAPTQKIKQYSRGMTMKLAIAAALSHHPQLLVLDEATSGLDPIMRDEMLDVFLDFVQDERHSILLSSHITSDLEKIADYITFIHNGRLIFSALKDELRYNYAVMRCSENQFQALNQEDMMAYLKRDYQVDVLLSDGKAAQRKYKDAVIDHVSIEEIMLLLIKGERI, translated from the coding sequence ATGGAAAATATATTAGAGTTGCGGCAGGTCTCCAAGTCATTTCCGGGATCGAGTTTTCGTTTGGAGGACATCAGCTTTTCGCTGCCGTACGGAGCTGTGTTGGGCTTTGTCGGAGAAAACGGGGCCGGAAAGACAAGCACAATCGGCTGTATTCTAAATACGATTGCGCAATACGACGGCAGCATCAAATTATTCGGAAAAGAGATGCGGGATTCCGATACGGATATCAGAGAACGGATAGGTGTCGTCTATGACGGGGATAATTTTCCGAGTTATTTGAGTGCAAATCAAGTGTCGGAAATTATGGCGGGCATTTACAGAAATTGGGACAAGACGCTGTTTTGTCATTACCTTGAGAAGTTCAAATTGGCTCCGACTCAGAAAATCAAACAGTATTCCAGAGGAATGACGATGAAACTGGCAATTGCGGCTGCCTTATCGCATCATCCGCAGCTGCTTGTTTTAGACGAGGCGACAAGCGGACTGGATCCCATCATGCGGGATGAGATGTTGGATGTGTTTCTGGATTTTGTGCAGGATGAGCGGCACTCTATTTTGCTGTCATCTCACATCACGAGTGATTTGGAAAAGATAGCCGATTACATTACCTTTATCCACAACGGGAGGCTGATTTTCTCCGCGCTGAAAGATGAGCTGCGTTATAATTATGCTGTGATGCGCTGCAGTGAGAATCAATTTCAGGCCTTGAACCAAGAGGATATGATGGCTTATCTGAAACGGGATTATCAGGTCGATGTACTGCTTTCCGACGGCAAAGCCGCACAAAGAAAGTACAAGGATGCTGTGATTGACCATGTGTCCATTGAGGAAATCATGCTGCTGCTGATCAAGGGAGAAAGGATATGA
- a CDS encoding GntR family transcriptional regulator has translation MDIVISNNTGKPIYEQITTQVKAMIISGELKAGDAIPSMRALAKSIHVSVITVQRAYEELQRDGFIETTVGRGSFVSAQNKEFYQEEQQRIAEEHLQIAAEIGRTNRISLEKLKELLALFYLEDE, from the coding sequence TTGGACATTGTGATCAGCAACAATACCGGAAAACCAATCTATGAGCAGATCACAACACAGGTAAAAGCCATGATCATAAGCGGGGAACTGAAGGCGGGGGATGCGATTCCCTCCATGCGTGCGCTGGCAAAATCAATCCATGTCAGTGTCATTACTGTCCAGAGAGCGTATGAGGAGCTGCAAAGAGATGGCTTTATAGAAACCACGGTTGGCAGAGGCAGTTTTGTTTCCGCACAAAACAAAGAATTCTATCAGGAAGAACAGCAGCGCATCGCCGAAGAACATTTGCAAATCGCCGCGGAAATAGGCCGAACGAACCGAATTTCGCTTGAAAAATTGAAGGAGCTATTGGCGCTGTTCTATCTGGAGGACGAATAA
- a CDS encoding serpin family protein, which yields MKHFRKKSLAMLTALTLSASALSACAPTAALKAVEANYPVPAAEEKNAQTFAESQEYQDWLKFYQKKIALSEPYQTELRGYYQSLLPKLLNESDDNTVCSPLNIYIAIGMLAEVSDGETRQQILNALEASDIEVLRSRITALWESNYVDTPLIKSLLADSLWLNNSVSYSEETLERLAKIYYASSFRGKPGSTEMDEALRKWTDQNTGGLLTEYTKNLKLEPDTVLALVSTIYYKAAWVDEFYAAGNTKETFHGTKGDATVDMMHQTDTMGVMEAEKFTAVRLPLKDSGDMYFYLPKEGVAVNELTEDAAVFDALPPTDTAQWTSYRVNLTLPKFKVSKETDLMKTLAAMGITDAMDSGKADFKPLTDASNNFFLNRATHAAMVEVDEQGVTGAAYTMLAMAGAAMQMDEPLDITFDRSFLFLVTAEDGSLLFSGVVRNIE from the coding sequence ATGAAACATTTCCGAAAAAAAAGTCTTGCAATGCTGACGGCGCTGACCCTTTCCGCGTCCGCGCTTTCGGCCTGTGCGCCGACGGCTGCGTTGAAGGCGGTGGAGGCGAATTACCCTGTTCCGGCGGCGGAGGAGAAGAATGCGCAGACGTTTGCGGAAAGCCAGGAGTATCAGGACTGGCTCAAGTTCTATCAAAAGAAGATTGCTCTGTCTGAACCGTATCAGACAGAACTCCGCGGCTATTATCAGAGCTTGCTGCCGAAGCTTTTGAATGAGTCGGATGATAACACCGTCTGCTCCCCGCTCAATATTTATATTGCCATCGGAATGCTCGCAGAGGTCTCCGACGGAGAGACCAGACAGCAGATTCTGAATGCGCTTGAGGCGTCGGACATTGAAGTTCTGCGGAGTCGCATTACGGCGCTTTGGGAGAGCAACTATGTTGACACGCCGCTCATCAAGAGCTTACTCGCGGATTCGCTCTGGCTCAACAATTCCGTGAGCTACAGCGAGGAAACTCTGGAGAGGCTCGCGAAAATCTACTATGCGTCTTCGTTTCGCGGAAAGCCTGGTTCGACGGAAATGGATGAGGCTCTCCGCAAGTGGACAGATCAAAACACCGGCGGACTTTTGACGGAGTACACCAAGAACTTAAAGCTCGAGCCGGATACGGTTTTGGCTCTGGTATCGACCATCTACTATAAGGCAGCGTGGGTTGACGAATTTTATGCCGCGGGCAACACAAAGGAGACCTTCCACGGGACCAAGGGCGATGCGACGGTTGATATGATGCATCAAACCGACACAATGGGCGTCATGGAAGCGGAGAAATTTACCGCAGTGCGCCTGCCTCTTAAGGACAGCGGCGACATGTATTTTTATCTGCCGAAGGAGGGCGTTGCGGTCAATGAACTCACGGAAGATGCGGCAGTCTTTGATGCTTTGCCGCCGACGGACACAGCGCAATGGACTTCGTACCGTGTGAATCTGACTTTGCCGAAATTCAAGGTTTCTAAGGAGACAGATCTCATGAAGACGCTTGCTGCCATGGGAATTACAGATGCGATGGATAGCGGCAAGGCGGACTTTAAACCGCTCACGGATGCAAGCAACAATTTCTTCCTGAATCGCGCAACACACGCGGCCATGGTAGAGGTGGATGAGCAGGGCGTGACCGGAGCGGCCTATACCATGCTGGCCATGGCGGGAGCGGCGATGCAGATGGACGAGCCTCTGGACATTACCTTCGACCGCTCCTTCCTCTTCCTCGTGACCGCGGAGGATGGCTCCCTGCTGTTCTCGGGCGTGGTACGGAATATCGAATAA